The Cervus elaphus chromosome 12, mCerEla1.1, whole genome shotgun sequence genome includes a region encoding these proteins:
- the LOC122705446 gene encoding feline leukemia virus subgroup C receptor-related protein 2-like isoform X2, which translates to MIKVSKRRWVVVLVFSCYSMCNAFQWIHYAAINNIFMYFYGVSSFAIDWLSMCYMLVYIPLLLPVAWLLEKFGLRTIALAGSSLNCLGAWVKVGSPQPHLFPVTMLGQVVCSVAQVFILGMPSPIASVWFGDDEVSTACSIAVLGNQLGNALGFLVPAVSVPNIDNPDELAYHISIMFYITAGVATLLFILVLIVFKEKPKHPPSRAQCLSYALASTDVSYLSSIIQLFKNLNFVLLVITYGLNAGAFYALCTLLNRMVIFHYMGEGVIVGRIGLTIAIAGMLGTVFSIIWLDRSKTYKGTTLVLYIMTLVGMAGYTGTLNLGHLWIVYITAGIIGFSITGYVTLGFEFAVELTYPESEVVSSGLLNVSAQVFGIIFTISQGQIMDNYGTMPGNIFLCVLLTLGAVLTAFIKADLPRQRLLRRFREIEVIGG; encoded by the exons ATGATCAAGGTGAGCAAGCGCCGGTGGGTGGTGGTCCTGGTGTTCAGCTGCTACTCCATGTGCAACGCCTTCCAGTGGATCCACTACGCCGCCATCAATAACATCTTCATGTACTTCTACGGGGTCAGTTCCTTTGCCATCGACTGGCTGTCCATGTGCTACATGCTGGTCTACATCCCTCTGCTCCTGCCGGTGGCCTGGCTCTTAGAGAAGTTCGGCCTGCGGACCATCGCCCTCGCTGGCTCCTCTCTCAACTGCCTGGGGGCCTGGGTGAAGGTGGGCAGCCCGCAGCCACATCTCTTCCCAGTCACCATGCTGGGCCAGGTCGTCTGCTCCGTGGCCCAGGTCTTCATCCTGGGTATGCCCTCCCCCATTGCTTCCGTCTGGTTCGGAGATGATGAGGTGTCAACTGCCTGCTCCATAGCTGTCCTCGGCAATCAG CTTGGAAATGCCCTTGGGTTCTTGGTCCCTGCTGTCTCGGTACCCAACATCGACAACCCTGATGAGCTTGCTTACCACATCAGCATCATGTTCTACATAACAGCAGGTGTGGCCACTCTGCTTTTCATCCTTGTCCTCATCG tgttcAAAGAGAAGCCTAAACATCCCCCCAGCAGGGCCCAGTGCCTGAGCTATGCCTTGGCGTCTACTGATGTTTCCTACTTAAGTTCCATCATCCAACTATTCAAAAACCTCAACTTTGTGCTGCTAGTCATCACCTACG GTCTGAATGCTGGTGCTTTTTATGCCTTGTGCACCCTGCTGAATCGCATGGTGATCTTCCACTACATG ggggAAGGTGTGATAGTTGGAAGAATCGGCCTGACCATTGCCATTGCAGGAATGCTTGGGACTGTGTTCTCAATCATCTGGCTGGATAGGAGCAAAACCTACAA GGGGACCACCCTGGTACTCTACATCATGACTCTGGTGGGCATGGCAGGGTACACAGGGACCTTGAACCTGGGACACCTGTGGATAGTATACATCACTGCTGGGATAATTGG CTTCTCCATAACTGGCTATGTCACTCTGGGATTTGAGTTTGCCGTGGAGCTGACATACCCGGAATCCGAAGTTGTGTCGTCTGGCCTCCTCAACGTGTCTGCCCAG GTATTCGGGAtcatcttcaccatctcccagggccaGATCATGGACAACTACGGAACCATGCCTGGGAACATCTTCCTGTGTGTCCTTCTGACCCTTGGAGCAGTGCTCACTG CATTCATTAAGGCAGATCTCCCCAGGCAGAGGCTCCTGAGGAG ATTTAGGGAAATTGAAGTCATAGGTGGCTGA
- the LOC122705446 gene encoding feline leukemia virus subgroup C receptor-related protein 2-like isoform X1, with amino-acid sequence MAGEDPNQQEHDGTPSQMRPLEAEARGYTLFRVLDREFMIKVSKRRWVVVLVFSCYSMCNAFQWIHYAAINNIFMYFYGVSSFAIDWLSMCYMLVYIPLLLPVAWLLEKFGLRTIALAGSSLNCLGAWVKVGSPQPHLFPVTMLGQVVCSVAQVFILGMPSPIASVWFGDDEVSTACSIAVLGNQLGNALGFLVPAVSVPNIDNPDELAYHISIMFYITAGVATLLFILVLIVFKEKPKHPPSRAQCLSYALASTDVSYLSSIIQLFKNLNFVLLVITYGLNAGAFYALCTLLNRMVIFHYMGEGVIVGRIGLTIAIAGMLGTVFSIIWLDRSKTYKGTTLVLYIMTLVGMAGYTGTLNLGHLWIVYITAGIIGFSITGYVTLGFEFAVELTYPESEVVSSGLLNVSAQVFGIIFTISQGQIMDNYGTMPGNIFLCVLLTLGAVLTAFIKADLPRQRLLRRAVPLSVL; translated from the exons ATGGCAGGTGAAGATCCCAACCAACAGGAGCATGATGGCACCCCTTCTCAGATGCGCCCACTCGAGGCAGAAGCCCGCGGCTACACCCTATTCAGAGTCTTGGACAGAGAGTTCATGATCAAGGTGAGCAAGCGCCGGTGGGTGGTGGTCCTGGTGTTCAGCTGCTACTCCATGTGCAACGCCTTCCAGTGGATCCACTACGCCGCCATCAATAACATCTTCATGTACTTCTACGGGGTCAGTTCCTTTGCCATCGACTGGCTGTCCATGTGCTACATGCTGGTCTACATCCCTCTGCTCCTGCCGGTGGCCTGGCTCTTAGAGAAGTTCGGCCTGCGGACCATCGCCCTCGCTGGCTCCTCTCTCAACTGCCTGGGGGCCTGGGTGAAGGTGGGCAGCCCGCAGCCACATCTCTTCCCAGTCACCATGCTGGGCCAGGTCGTCTGCTCCGTGGCCCAGGTCTTCATCCTGGGTATGCCCTCCCCCATTGCTTCCGTCTGGTTCGGAGATGATGAGGTGTCAACTGCCTGCTCCATAGCTGTCCTCGGCAATCAG CTTGGAAATGCCCTTGGGTTCTTGGTCCCTGCTGTCTCGGTACCCAACATCGACAACCCTGATGAGCTTGCTTACCACATCAGCATCATGTTCTACATAACAGCAGGTGTGGCCACTCTGCTTTTCATCCTTGTCCTCATCG tgttcAAAGAGAAGCCTAAACATCCCCCCAGCAGGGCCCAGTGCCTGAGCTATGCCTTGGCGTCTACTGATGTTTCCTACTTAAGTTCCATCATCCAACTATTCAAAAACCTCAACTTTGTGCTGCTAGTCATCACCTACG GTCTGAATGCTGGTGCTTTTTATGCCTTGTGCACCCTGCTGAATCGCATGGTGATCTTCCACTACATG ggggAAGGTGTGATAGTTGGAAGAATCGGCCTGACCATTGCCATTGCAGGAATGCTTGGGACTGTGTTCTCAATCATCTGGCTGGATAGGAGCAAAACCTACAA GGGGACCACCCTGGTACTCTACATCATGACTCTGGTGGGCATGGCAGGGTACACAGGGACCTTGAACCTGGGACACCTGTGGATAGTATACATCACTGCTGGGATAATTGG CTTCTCCATAACTGGCTATGTCACTCTGGGATTTGAGTTTGCCGTGGAGCTGACATACCCGGAATCCGAAGTTGTGTCGTCTGGCCTCCTCAACGTGTCTGCCCAG GTATTCGGGAtcatcttcaccatctcccagggccaGATCATGGACAACTACGGAACCATGCCTGGGAACATCTTCCTGTGTGTCCTTCTGACCCTTGGAGCAGTGCTCACTG CATTCATTAAGGCAGATCTCCCCAGGCAGAGGCTCCTGAGGAG GGCCGTCCCCTTGTCTGTCTTGTAG